Proteins encoded within one genomic window of Acinetobacter sp. WCHA55:
- the yccS gene encoding YccS family putative transporter, which yields MKAWLTSLKQATYNTTFMYNLRMVITFAGTAFVPYFMGFQLATIPLTLGAVAAGLSDIDDRFSVRIMNLIFTYIGFFITATSIYFLFPHPILFALGLIISCIGLILLGSLGRRYATISYGCLVVSVYSMLGVGLFDNWYTQPSLLVIGAIWYSLISTISFLLFPVRQVQDNLSKCYSSLADFLFAKSNLFDVDMTANSYQQSMIELSLENGKLIAIFNDMKTALLTRLKGDRGQRDTRRSLQYYFVAQDIHERADSAHIDYQKLAKIFQHSDILFRFQRILSIQAKACKDLSSSILNRQTYTHNKRFKHAFENLRLSLEKLRDEQQYDQIWVNALFSLYQNLKSIDAQLRNLETERNIKLDKTKHIESQLKDDDLKGWDDIKVRIKQNLTPESVLFRHAIRLSIVLLVGYIFVQVTNIEYGYWILLTALFVSQPNFNATKRRLRLRIVGTLIGIILGYAVLYFVPSIEGQLLVLVISGVLFFELRSKQYAQATAFITILALINFNLDGMGYAAALPRMMDTLIGCGLAWLGVSFIFPDWKFRRLPRTIYRSLSAQCDYLAEVIEQYKSGRNNGLNYRVVRRAAHNTDAEVASLISTLATEPDFDPTQKSLAFEFLCLNHTFISYIAALGAHREKVDDPQILDLMDRAFDNIQGALLRDEMPDLTAQNMLQNIRQRLSQNNEEDQKALIILQQLSLMFSILNQFSRLKQSLSHERDHEATELASL from the coding sequence TTGAAAGCATGGCTGACGAGTCTAAAACAGGCTACTTATAATACAACCTTCATGTATAACCTCCGCATGGTTATTACTTTTGCAGGGACGGCTTTTGTTCCATATTTTATGGGTTTTCAACTGGCAACTATTCCACTGACACTGGGTGCAGTTGCAGCGGGTTTAAGCGATATTGATGACCGTTTTTCTGTGCGGATCATGAATTTAATTTTTACCTATATTGGTTTTTTCATTACCGCAACATCGATTTACTTTTTATTTCCGCACCCAATTTTATTCGCACTGGGGCTGATCATTTCGTGTATTGGCCTGATTTTACTGGGCTCACTGGGACGTCGTTATGCCACCATTTCCTATGGTTGCTTAGTGGTTTCCGTTTACTCCATGCTCGGCGTCGGGCTTTTTGACAACTGGTATACACAACCTTCCCTACTGGTGATTGGAGCAATTTGGTATAGCCTTATTTCAACCATTAGCTTTCTGCTCTTTCCCGTTCGTCAGGTACAAGACAATCTATCGAAATGCTATTCATCACTCGCCGATTTTCTGTTTGCCAAATCCAACCTGTTTGATGTCGATATGACAGCAAACAGCTATCAACAAAGCATGATTGAACTGTCTTTGGAAAATGGCAAATTAATTGCGATTTTCAACGACATGAAAACAGCCCTACTCACCCGTTTAAAAGGTGACCGCGGACAACGAGATACACGACGCAGTCTGCAATATTATTTTGTAGCGCAAGATATTCACGAGCGTGCAGATTCAGCACATATTGACTATCAAAAACTGGCGAAAATTTTTCAACACAGCGATATTTTATTCCGCTTTCAACGGATTTTATCTATACAAGCCAAAGCCTGTAAAGACTTGAGCAGCAGCATTTTAAACCGTCAAACTTATACTCATAATAAACGCTTTAAACATGCGTTTGAGAACCTTCGTTTATCACTAGAAAAGCTCAGAGACGAACAACAATACGACCAAATTTGGGTCAATGCTCTGTTTTCGCTGTATCAAAATTTAAAATCAATTGATGCACAGCTACGTAACTTAGAAACTGAGCGCAATATTAAACTCGATAAAACCAAACATATCGAAAGCCAACTCAAAGATGATGACCTTAAAGGTTGGGATGACATTAAAGTTCGGATTAAACAAAATCTCACCCCTGAATCGGTGTTATTTCGACATGCGATTCGTTTATCTATCGTACTATTAGTCGGGTATATCTTTGTTCAAGTCACCAACATTGAATATGGATACTGGATTCTACTAACAGCACTCTTTGTCAGTCAGCCCAATTTCAATGCAACCAAACGTCGTTTACGTTTACGTATCGTAGGGACGTTGATTGGGATCATTTTAGGGTATGCCGTATTGTACTTTGTGCCTTCGATTGAAGGACAACTTCTCGTCTTAGTCATCAGTGGTGTACTTTTCTTTGAGCTTCGCAGTAAGCAATATGCACAAGCCACCGCTTTCATTACTATCTTGGCACTGATTAACTTCAACTTAGATGGCATGGGATATGCAGCAGCCCTTCCGCGCATGATGGATACCTTAATTGGCTGTGGTCTGGCGTGGTTAGGCGTAAGTTTTATTTTCCCTGACTGGAAGTTCCGTCGTCTCCCCCGCACAATTTACCGTTCGCTTTCCGCTCAATGTGATTATTTGGCTGAGGTGATTGAACAGTATAAGTCTGGACGTAACAATGGTCTGAATTATCGCGTGGTCCGCCGTGCTGCACACAATACGGATGCCGAAGTGGCTTCACTCATTTCAACTTTAGCCACCGAGCCCGACTTTGACCCAACGCAAAAAAGCTTGGCATTTGAATTCTTGTGTCTCAATCATACCTTTATTAGTTATATTGCAGCATTGGGGGCTCATCGTGAAAAAGTTGACGACCCACAAATTCTAGATTTAATGGATCGTGCTTTTGACAATATCCAAGGCGCATTACTAC